The Geobacter sp. AOG2 genome includes a window with the following:
- a CDS encoding Hsp20/alpha crystallin family protein, with product MATWDVFKELDSLRREIDEAFRGAGLSRPFGPTFLSPVTTRRFPLVNFSEDEGHVYVEALIPGVDPKDVDLSVLRNTVTIGGERKPFAEKEGQVVHRTELGSGKFSRTIELPVDIDPERITAQCKDGIMLITLAKAEHAKPKKIDIKLS from the coding sequence ATGGCAACCTGGGATGTATTCAAGGAGTTGGACAGTCTGAGAAGGGAGATCGACGAAGCGTTCCGTGGCGCGGGCTTGAGCCGGCCGTTCGGTCCCACATTCCTTTCGCCGGTGACGACCCGGCGCTTCCCCCTGGTCAATTTCAGCGAGGATGAGGGGCATGTCTATGTCGAGGCGTTGATTCCCGGCGTCGATCCGAAGGATGTGGACCTGTCCGTGCTGCGGAACACGGTGACCATCGGCGGGGAGCGCAAGCCGTTCGCGGAGAAGGAGGGGCAGGTCGTGCACCGCACCGAGCTGGGCTCCGGCAAGTTCTCCCGCACCATCGAACTGCCGGTGGACATCGACCCCGAAAGGATCACGGCCCAATGCAAGGACGGCATCATGCTGATCACCCTGGCCAAGGCCGAACATGCCAAACCCAAAAAGATCGATATCAAACTTTCGTGA
- a CDS encoding DMT family transporter: MDTHKAIDGLAMGLMLLLCMIWGLQQVALKAAAPDVAPLLQLALRSGISAALVGLAMFLRGERIALGDGTWRPGLVVGLLFSLEFLFVGQGLRYTNASHMAVFLYTAPAFAALGLHWRLPAERLQRFQWFGILLAFAGIVTAFFGRGHQPAGGAATNILLGDFLGLMAGAAWGATTVVLRCSSLARTSATKALLYQLIAAFILLLAAARGLGETSFNPTPLAFGSILFQALVVSFASYLTWLWLLHKYLASRLGVFSFMTPFFGIGFGVWLLHEPLEASFLVGAVLVIAGIVLVSGYGWLQQLFGGRKA; encoded by the coding sequence ATCGATACGCATAAGGCGATAGACGGGCTGGCCATGGGGCTGATGCTGCTCCTGTGCATGATCTGGGGGTTGCAGCAGGTGGCGTTGAAAGCGGCGGCCCCGGATGTTGCGCCGCTGTTGCAGTTGGCGCTCCGCTCCGGGATCTCGGCGGCGCTGGTGGGGCTGGCCATGTTCCTGCGGGGGGAGCGCATCGCCCTGGGGGACGGTACGTGGCGGCCCGGCCTGGTGGTGGGACTGCTGTTTTCCCTGGAGTTTCTGTTCGTGGGCCAGGGGTTGCGCTATACCAACGCCTCCCACATGGCGGTCTTCCTGTACACCGCGCCCGCGTTCGCCGCCCTGGGGCTCCATTGGCGCCTGCCGGCGGAACGGCTGCAACGCTTCCAGTGGTTCGGCATCCTGCTGGCCTTCGCCGGCATCGTCACGGCGTTCTTCGGGCGCGGCCACCAACCGGCGGGCGGGGCGGCGACCAACATCCTCCTGGGCGATTTCCTGGGGCTCATGGCCGGGGCCGCCTGGGGCGCCACCACGGTGGTGCTGCGCTGCTCCAGCCTTGCCCGGACATCCGCCACCAAAGCCCTGCTGTACCAGTTGATCGCCGCCTTTATCCTGTTGCTGGCGGCGGCCAGGGGCCTGGGCGAGACCTCCTTCAATCCCACCCCCCTGGCCTTCGGGAGCATCCTGTTCCAGGCGCTGGTGGTCTCCTTTGCCAGCTATCTCACCTGGCTCTGGCTGCTGCACAAGTATCTGGCGTCCCGCCTGGGGGTGTTCTCGTTCATGACGCCGTTCTTCGGCATCGGTTTCGGGGTGTGGCTGCTCCACGAACCGCTGGAGGCGAGCTTCCTGGTGGGGGCGGTGCTGGTCATCGCGGGGATCGTGCTGGTGAGCGGTTACGGGTGGTTGCAGCAGCTGTTCGGGGGCAGAAAGGCCTGA
- a CDS encoding methyl-accepting chemotaxis protein — MSFLLNIYLRFTIRTRILVLCICYSFCIIAAVVLGRSFSLTLSIISTAIFVVLGMFFCFLLFWTIHNGLSRINGYLANITAGDLTQTIAARNNNEISVIIRSINNLQETMRTMISQISHTSEQVANASHTLSSNAARIASSSERVASQAASVASASGEISATSSEISQNCVNAAENAGKASDTANSGGEIVTQTIDRMMSTADQVKKVATSIEGLDSLSGRIGQIVGTIDDIADQTNLLALNAAIEAARAGESGRGFAVVADEVRALAERTTRATGEISEMIKAVQAGTKEALLVMEEGVGEVERGTESSLESGKALKIILAQINDLNMQISQIATATEEQTATTAEMSHNLQEITVTIQEAAEEATQAASSASTLYNQSELLQSLIGNFKV, encoded by the coding sequence ATGTCATTCCTGTTGAACATCTATTTGCGGTTCACCATACGGACCCGCATCCTGGTTCTCTGCATTTGTTACAGCTTCTGCATTATCGCCGCCGTTGTTCTCGGCCGCTCCTTTTCCCTGACCTTGTCCATCATCTCCACGGCAATATTCGTCGTGCTCGGCATGTTCTTTTGCTTTCTGCTCTTTTGGACGATTCATAACGGCTTGAGCAGGATAAACGGTTATCTGGCCAATATAACGGCGGGCGACCTGACGCAAACCATAGCCGCCCGGAACAACAACGAGATCAGCGTGATCATCAGGTCCATAAACAATTTGCAGGAGACCATGCGCACCATGATCTCGCAGATATCCCACACCTCCGAGCAGGTGGCGAACGCTTCGCACACCCTCAGCAGCAATGCCGCAAGAATCGCCTCAAGTTCCGAGCGGGTCGCTTCCCAGGCCGCGAGCGTCGCTTCCGCCAGCGGGGAAATATCCGCAACATCGTCCGAGATTTCCCAAAACTGCGTCAATGCCGCCGAAAACGCCGGCAAAGCCAGCGACACCGCCAACTCGGGCGGGGAGATCGTGACCCAAACCATCGACCGGATGATGAGTACCGCGGACCAGGTCAAAAAGGTCGCAACCTCCATAGAAGGCCTGGACTCGCTTTCGGGCCGGATCGGCCAGATCGTCGGCACCATCGACGACATTGCGGACCAAACCAACCTGCTGGCATTGAACGCCGCCATCGAAGCCGCGCGCGCCGGAGAATCGGGACGGGGCTTTGCGGTGGTGGCGGACGAGGTGCGGGCGCTTGCCGAACGGACGACGCGCGCCACCGGGGAGATCAGCGAGATGATAAAAGCCGTCCAGGCGGGAACCAAAGAGGCTCTCCTCGTTATGGAGGAGGGGGTCGGCGAGGTGGAACGGGGCACCGAATCGTCGCTTGAGTCCGGCAAGGCGCTGAAGATCATCCTCGCCCAGATCAACGACCTGAATATGCAAATCAGCCAGATCGCCACGGCAACCGAAGAACAGACCGCGACAACCGCGGAGATGTCGCATAATCTCCAGGAGATAACCGTAACCATTCAAGAGGCTGCCGAGGAGGCGACGCAAGCGGCCTCGTCCGCGTCTACACTTTATAACCAATCGGAATTGCTCCAATCCCTGATCGGCAATTTCAAGGTGTGA
- a CDS encoding cyclic nucleotide-binding domain-containing thioredoxin-disulfide reductase codes for MSEPLTTIQLTSSRAEQIFPVVTSSQILRIAEHGTKRAILQGEVLVEPGDTTVPFFLVVSGKIQVVRPAGAADTLIVEYGSGQFTGEVNLLSGRPAIHQIRVAESGEVIELERKHMLALVKTDAELGEILMRAFILRRVELVSAGIGNVVLIGSTHSAGTLRIKEFLMRNGHPYTYIDLERDSDVQTFMDGFHFAVSEIPVVICAGQTVLRNPSNRQLAESLGFNEAISQTVLRDLIIIGAGPAGLSAAVYGAADGLDVLVIETNSPGGQAGSSSRIENYFGFPTGITGQELADRGYNQALKFGAQLMTTKATRLISEGNIYVAELENGARISTRAVAIASGAKYRRPPLENLSNFEGAGVYYGATYIEAQCCEGEEVIVVGGGNSAGQAAVFLAQKAKRVYMLVRSEGLADTMSRYLIRRIEESPVIELRTSSEIVSLTGDNHLEAVQWRNNTTGHVEKHDIRHVFIMIGAVPNTRWLDGCVALNTEGFIKTGADLTAEDLSAAHWPLARPPYLLETSLPRIFAVGDVRSGSIKRVASAVGEGSIALSFVYHVLQE; via the coding sequence ATGAGCGAACCACTCACCACCATTCAGCTGACCAGCTCTCGCGCTGAGCAGATTTTCCCCGTAGTGACTTCATCCCAGATTCTTCGTATTGCAGAGCACGGAACCAAGAGGGCGATTCTGCAAGGAGAGGTGTTGGTAGAACCGGGAGATACGACGGTACCGTTCTTTCTGGTCGTTTCAGGTAAAATACAGGTCGTGCGCCCGGCGGGCGCCGCCGATACCCTTATCGTAGAATACGGGTCCGGGCAGTTTACGGGGGAAGTCAATTTGCTCTCCGGCCGCCCGGCTATCCATCAAATACGTGTCGCCGAGTCCGGGGAGGTTATCGAGCTTGAACGCAAGCACATGCTGGCTTTGGTGAAGACCGACGCCGAGCTCGGCGAGATTCTGATGCGCGCATTCATTCTCCGCAGGGTGGAATTGGTATCTGCAGGGATTGGAAATGTTGTGCTCATCGGATCGACTCATTCCGCCGGTACACTGCGAATTAAAGAATTTCTGATGCGCAACGGCCACCCGTACACGTACATTGATCTCGAACGCGACTCGGATGTACAGACCTTCATGGATGGTTTTCATTTTGCCGTTAGCGAGATACCCGTAGTGATTTGCGCCGGTCAGACGGTGCTCAGGAACCCGAGTAACCGGCAACTGGCCGAATCGCTCGGCTTTAACGAAGCGATCAGCCAGACCGTGCTGCGCGACCTGATCATCATAGGCGCCGGTCCCGCCGGGCTGTCGGCAGCCGTTTACGGCGCGGCGGATGGGCTTGATGTCTTGGTAATCGAAACAAACTCGCCGGGCGGCCAAGCCGGATCGAGTTCAAGAATCGAAAATTACTTTGGATTTCCAACCGGCATCACAGGCCAGGAACTCGCAGATCGGGGGTATAACCAGGCGCTGAAGTTCGGCGCTCAACTCATGACAACCAAGGCAACCCGGCTCATCAGCGAGGGCAACATATACGTTGCTGAATTGGAGAATGGCGCCCGCATTTCCACGCGCGCCGTAGCGATTGCTTCCGGGGCAAAGTATCGGCGGCCTCCGTTGGAGAACTTGTCGAACTTCGAGGGGGCGGGAGTCTACTACGGCGCCACGTACATTGAGGCGCAATGTTGTGAAGGAGAAGAAGTGATCGTTGTCGGCGGCGGGAACTCCGCAGGCCAAGCGGCGGTCTTTCTCGCACAAAAGGCCAAGAGGGTCTACATGCTTGTCAGGTCTGAAGGCCTGGCCGATACCATGTCACGCTATCTCATCCGGCGCATCGAAGAGTCTCCTGTGATCGAATTGCGGACGTCCTCCGAGATCGTCTCGCTTACAGGAGACAACCACCTCGAAGCCGTTCAATGGAGAAACAACACTACGGGGCACGTCGAAAAACATGACATACGACATGTCTTTATCATGATTGGGGCTGTTCCCAACACGCGCTGGCTTGATGGTTGCGTCGCACTCAATACCGAAGGGTTTATCAAAACGGGAGCAGACTTGACAGCGGAAGATTTAAGCGCCGCCCACTGGCCTCTTGCACGACCACCGTACTTGCTGGAAACCAGTTTACCCCGGATTTTTGCCGTGGGCGATGTTCGCAGCGGTAGCATCAAACGGGTTGCCTCCGCTGTGGGTGAAGGATCAATTGCATTGTCATTCGTTTATCATGTCCTTCAGGAATAG
- a CDS encoding LysR substrate-binding domain-containing protein, producing the protein MELRHLRYFVAVASELNFSKAAEKLLVAQPALSTQISDLERHIGTPLLFRNTRSVQLTAAGKVFLADAQSILAAAESAKDRALRTSRGEEGELSIGFFAAPTMHMLPELIRCYRAQYPNVTIRMHELTPNRQLEAFAREEIDIGFTRPLPPGHPDLAVQVLFREKVLAVMAETHPLASRQRIKLSELAREPFVLLDRMVAVGMYDHIITACRTAGFSPSVVHSPDLMATVLTMVAAELGVSIVPEGVRNLRSRQVAFVPISPALDPIPLVLCWRAKADSPPRDAFLRLVRERASAIQDEVR; encoded by the coding sequence ATGGAACTGCGACATCTTCGTTATTTCGTGGCCGTGGCGTCGGAGCTGAACTTCTCGAAAGCGGCCGAGAAACTTCTGGTGGCCCAACCGGCGCTGAGCACGCAGATCTCGGATCTGGAGCGGCATATCGGCACGCCGCTGTTGTTCCGCAACACCCGCTCCGTCCAGTTGACGGCGGCCGGGAAGGTTTTTCTGGCGGATGCGCAATCGATTCTGGCGGCTGCGGAATCGGCAAAAGACAGGGCGTTGCGCACGTCGCGGGGCGAGGAAGGCGAACTGTCCATCGGCTTTTTTGCGGCGCCGACCATGCACATGCTCCCGGAACTGATTCGTTGTTATCGGGCGCAGTATCCAAACGTCACCATACGGATGCATGAGTTGACGCCGAATCGGCAGTTGGAAGCCTTTGCCCGGGAGGAGATCGATATCGGCTTCACCCGTCCGCTGCCGCCGGGCCATCCCGACCTGGCGGTTCAGGTCTTGTTCCGGGAGAAGGTGCTGGCCGTGATGGCCGAGACGCACCCGCTGGCCTCACGTCAGCGGATAAAACTTTCCGAGCTGGCCCGGGAACCGTTCGTGCTTCTGGATCGAATGGTGGCGGTCGGCATGTACGACCACATCATTACCGCCTGTCGAACGGCGGGTTTTTCACCGTCGGTCGTTCACAGCCCCGACCTGATGGCAACGGTCCTGACGATGGTGGCCGCCGAGCTGGGCGTCAGCATCGTTCCCGAAGGGGTCAGGAATCTTCGCAGCAGACAGGTGGCTTTTGTGCCGATCTCGCCGGCGCTGGACCCCATACCGCTGGTCCTGTGCTGGCGCGCGAAGGCGGATTCTCCCCCCCGCGACGCTTTTTTGCGCCTGGTCCGGGAGCGGGCCTCTGCTATTCAAGATGAGGTGAGGTAG
- a CDS encoding PEP-CTERM sorting domain-containing protein, giving the protein MKRTLALSLAGAISLFASIAGATPIFNVANDGFEDHTNGSIYSTYANSGQFLYIASGNNLGNAATLQLVQTKLNTFLGQNITLTQDANVTITGSGGASGTWNTNSATTTISFYVVKAANAYAMYEVLPADLTGSWSTYDLWHAGYGGNGALDVSHFTGYVSSGAAPVPEPSTLILFGAGLVGVVLLRRSIKG; this is encoded by the coding sequence ATGAAACGGACATTAGCACTATCATTGGCAGGCGCCATCTCGCTGTTCGCATCGATTGCCGGTGCCACCCCCATCTTCAATGTGGCGAACGACGGCTTTGAAGACCACACCAACGGTTCGATTTATTCGACGTATGCCAATAGCGGTCAATTCCTGTACATCGCGTCCGGGAACAATCTGGGCAATGCGGCGACCCTTCAGCTTGTCCAGACGAAGCTGAACACTTTTCTGGGACAAAACATTACGCTGACGCAGGACGCCAATGTGACCATCACGGGTTCCGGCGGCGCTTCCGGCACGTGGAACACGAACTCGGCCACCACCACGATCAGTTTTTACGTCGTCAAGGCGGCCAATGCCTACGCCATGTATGAGGTATTGCCGGCGGACCTCACCGGCTCCTGGAGCACCTATGACCTTTGGCACGCCGGTTACGGCGGCAATGGCGCGCTGGATGTCTCCCACTTTACGGGGTATGTTTCTTCAGGCGCGGCCCCGGTGCCCGAGCCTTCCACGCTGATTCTTTTCGGCGCCGGTCTCGTCGGTGTCGTCCTGCTGCGGAGAAGCATCAAGGGATAG
- a CDS encoding DnaJ C-terminal domain-containing protein, with amino-acid sequence MATYQDYYATLGVSRTATQEEVQRAYRKLARKYHPDINKDSSAEEKFKQINEAYEVLGDPEKRGRYDRFGTDREAQFAGRGQQGGDDVRFHFSSADPGQFSDFFQNLFGGGWHFGDESEAADGGVRRRRGRDHETAITITLADAYHGARKSIELERVEVDKSGKPVRTRRSYDVAIPPGVTDGSLVRLAGQGGSGSGGADAGDLFLRVGIQPDKHFTLSGHDLATTVDISPWEAALGAKVPVPTMDGRINLTVPAGTQSGQALRVRGKGMPVASGGHGDLLVHVRMVVPKHLSARERHLFEELAKESHFDPRT; translated from the coding sequence ATGGCAACGTACCAGGATTACTATGCCACCCTCGGCGTAAGCAGGACGGCGACCCAGGAAGAGGTGCAGCGGGCATACCGCAAGCTGGCCCGCAAGTATCATCCCGACATCAACAAGGACAGCTCCGCCGAGGAAAAGTTCAAACAGATCAACGAAGCCTACGAGGTGTTGGGCGACCCGGAAAAACGGGGCAGGTACGACCGTTTCGGCACCGACCGGGAAGCGCAGTTCGCCGGACGGGGGCAGCAGGGGGGCGACGACGTCCGGTTCCATTTTTCCAGCGCCGATCCGGGCCAGTTCAGCGATTTCTTCCAGAACCTGTTCGGCGGCGGATGGCATTTCGGCGACGAGAGCGAAGCGGCGGACGGCGGCGTCAGGAGACGGCGGGGCCGCGACCATGAAACCGCCATCACCATCACGCTGGCCGACGCCTATCACGGCGCCCGGAAAAGCATCGAACTCGAACGGGTGGAAGTGGACAAGAGCGGCAAGCCGGTCAGGACCAGGCGCAGCTATGACGTCGCCATCCCGCCCGGCGTGACCGACGGCTCCCTGGTCCGGCTTGCCGGGCAGGGCGGCAGCGGCAGCGGCGGCGCGGATGCGGGCGACCTGTTCCTCAGGGTCGGAATCCAGCCCGACAAGCATTTCACCCTGAGCGGCCACGACCTGGCCACCACGGTCGACATCTCCCCCTGGGAGGCGGCGCTGGGAGCCAAGGTGCCGGTGCCGACCATGGACGGGCGGATCAATCTCACCGTGCCGGCCGGCACCCAAAGCGGCCAGGCCTTACGGGTGCGGGGCAAGGGAATGCCCGTCGCCTCCGGCGGCCACGGGGATCTGCTGGTGCATGTGCGTATGGTGGTGCCGAAGCACCTCTCGGCCAGGGAACGGCATCTTTTCGAGGAATTGGCCAAAGAATCGCATTTCGACCCGCGGACGTGA
- a CDS encoding MFS transporter, with protein MSSLDTTKTLDGVTALDPPHAVAERLPAALVLFLAAGAGLSVASLYYSQPMLGVLGADIGASDRAVGWVPTLTQLGYALGILLLAPLGDRYDRRRIILAKAAVLVLALFVAAVAPSIGSLLAASLVIGLAATLAQDIVPSAAHLAPEAQRGKVVGTVMTGLLLGIVLSRVVSGYMAEHFGWRVVFYGAAASIVLVGFGAWRSLPSFRPTIQDSYGELLNSLVHLWRRHGALRRAALAQGLLSIGFSAFWSTLAVMLHAAPFHLGSAAAGTFGLAGAAGAMAAPLAGHLADRRGPEQVTRLGAGLVALSFAAMFFSPLLSPHARLWLFAASAVGFDLGVQATLIAHQTIIYGIDPGARSRLNAIMFVGMFIGMAAGSALGSMLQAQWGWMAVTALATTTAIGALATRLWPAATRQKIEKG; from the coding sequence ATGAGTTCCCTCGATACGACGAAAACCCTTGATGGCGTCACAGCGCTCGACCCACCCCACGCCGTAGCCGAGAGGTTGCCTGCGGCTCTGGTGCTGTTTCTGGCGGCCGGGGCCGGCCTGTCCGTTGCCTCGCTATATTACAGCCAGCCGATGCTCGGCGTGCTGGGGGCGGACATCGGCGCCTCGGATCGCGCCGTGGGCTGGGTGCCGACCTTGACCCAACTGGGATATGCCCTGGGTATTCTGCTCCTCGCCCCGCTGGGTGACCGTTACGACCGGCGGCGCATTATCCTTGCCAAGGCGGCGGTGCTGGTTCTGGCGCTCTTCGTAGCCGCCGTTGCGCCGTCCATCGGGTCCCTGCTGGCGGCCAGCCTGGTGATCGGTCTTGCCGCCACGCTGGCTCAGGATATCGTGCCCTCGGCCGCCCACCTGGCGCCGGAAGCGCAACGCGGCAAGGTGGTGGGGACGGTGATGACCGGGCTGCTGCTGGGGATCGTACTGTCCCGCGTGGTGAGCGGCTACATGGCGGAACACTTCGGCTGGCGCGTTGTTTTTTACGGTGCAGCCGCCAGTATCGTTCTGGTCGGCTTTGGTGCCTGGCGCAGCCTGCCGAGCTTCCGGCCGACCATTCAGGATTCCTACGGCGAGCTGTTGAACTCCCTGGTCCACCTGTGGCGGCGTCACGGCGCCTTGCGCCGCGCGGCACTGGCACAAGGGCTGTTGTCGATCGGTTTCAGTGCCTTCTGGTCCACCCTGGCCGTGATGCTGCATGCCGCGCCGTTCCATCTGGGCAGTGCCGCAGCCGGTACCTTTGGTCTGGCCGGTGCCGCGGGTGCCATGGCCGCTCCCCTGGCGGGGCACCTCGCCGACCGGCGCGGGCCGGAGCAGGTCACGCGTCTGGGAGCAGGTCTTGTTGCCCTGTCGTTCGCGGCCATGTTCTTTTCACCGCTGCTATCGCCCCATGCCCGGTTGTGGCTCTTCGCAGCCAGTGCCGTGGGCTTCGACCTGGGGGTGCAGGCCACATTGATCGCCCATCAGACCATTATTTACGGCATCGACCCCGGCGCACGCAGCCGGCTCAATGCGATTATGTTCGTGGGCATGTTCATCGGCATGGCCGCCGGTTCGGCACTGGGCAGCATGCTGCAGGCACAATGGGGCTGGATGGCGGTAACGGCTCTGGCTACGACGACGGCCATCGGTGCGTTGGCGACGCGGCTCTGGCCCGCTGCCACGCGCCAAAAAATCGAAAAAGGATAA
- a CDS encoding chaperone modulator CbpM, producing MTAQQYEIIISRRHELVSMPGITINELSRLCECHLSVAKRLFSIGLIEPLAAGSTLLFDRSAVVRARKALRLKRDLGLNFDAVALVMELLDRIDDLERRR from the coding sequence ATGACTGCACAACAGTATGAAATCATCATCAGCAGACGGCACGAGCTGGTCTCCATGCCGGGAATCACCATCAACGAATTGAGCAGGTTGTGCGAATGCCACCTGTCGGTGGCGAAGCGGCTCTTCTCCATCGGCCTCATCGAACCGCTGGCGGCGGGGAGCACCCTTCTGTTCGACCGGAGCGCCGTGGTCAGGGCCCGGAAAGCCCTGCGCCTCAAGCGCGACCTCGGCCTCAACTTCGATGCCGTGGCCCTGGTCATGGAGTTGTTGGACCGTATCGACGACCTTGAACGGAGACGTTGA
- a CDS encoding methyl-accepting chemotaxis protein, which yields MSFFSNLRLVTKFTLVGGVASALLIAAIVCYVVGMRMDSKLFDEYRNRYAAMNLQVEQLYAQGFQTEQATRNIIISPTDRKALDNFKKAVADYDDLFGKLSNLAGGTALAPQLKSARALWDEGIILKRQVIELATQGNIAEATALLKERETPKWREYKAASHTIAADLEKLSAEKIKEIDAARSKTLAVIVAILAAAALLVSAGMVLIARGLDRRLQGILGNLYDVAHGEGDLTSRVAVTSRDELGRMAELFNEAWDKLERISKEVMEQATCVEAYGGQLGIESERISRGSRLIALQSTAVATASEEMSATAGDIAHSCTVAAEAAASANQSAADSTAILMQSVNAMNSISGKVHEAARTVTALGSRSDQIGAIVGTIEDIADQTNLLALNAAIEAARAGEQGRGFAVVADEVRALAERTTRATKEIAEMIKNIQLETKQAVSIMEEGASEVEKGIAESARSREALDTILDRISSLTMQVSQIATAAEEQSATTGEIVGNIGAITCSVENFDRTTQHMNSKVEQLQSASEGLKKTAATFKVNESPLLILDTAKSDHVAFVNRIVKCIDNREKIQASSLPDHKNCRFGKWYFSTGQKLCGSSRSFRIMDEPHERIHRIAREAVELHNRGMSEEAERLLEQVEDISVEIVEHLENVKNESKVAYA from the coding sequence ATGAGTTTCTTCAGCAACTTGCGCCTGGTGACCAAGTTTACCCTGGTGGGGGGCGTGGCCTCGGCCCTGCTTATCGCCGCAATAGTCTGCTATGTTGTGGGGATGAGGATGGATTCGAAGCTTTTCGACGAATACCGCAACCGTTATGCCGCGATGAACCTTCAGGTGGAGCAGCTTTATGCACAGGGGTTTCAGACGGAGCAGGCGACCCGCAATATAATCATCAGCCCGACGGACCGGAAGGCTCTGGATAATTTCAAAAAGGCCGTGGCGGATTACGACGATTTGTTCGGGAAGCTGTCGAATCTCGCCGGGGGGACCGCCCTGGCCCCGCAGCTCAAGTCCGCGCGCGCCCTCTGGGATGAGGGCATAATCCTCAAGCGCCAGGTTATCGAACTGGCCACCCAGGGGAACATCGCCGAGGCAACGGCCCTCCTCAAGGAGCGGGAAACCCCGAAGTGGCGGGAATACAAAGCGGCAAGCCACACGATAGCGGCGGATCTGGAGAAACTCAGCGCGGAGAAGATTAAGGAGATCGACGCGGCCCGCTCGAAAACGCTTGCCGTCATTGTGGCCATCCTCGCGGCGGCGGCCTTGTTGGTTTCCGCCGGGATGGTGCTCATTGCGCGCGGCCTCGACAGACGCCTTCAAGGCATCCTCGGCAATCTGTACGATGTGGCCCACGGGGAGGGGGACCTCACCAGCCGCGTTGCCGTGACCTCGCGGGACGAACTGGGGCGGATGGCCGAACTGTTCAACGAGGCCTGGGACAAGCTGGAGAGGATAAGCAAAGAGGTCATGGAGCAGGCCACGTGCGTGGAGGCCTACGGCGGGCAGCTCGGCATAGAATCGGAACGGATCAGCAGGGGCTCCCGGCTGATAGCGCTGCAATCCACGGCGGTGGCGACGGCAAGCGAGGAGATGTCGGCAACCGCCGGAGACATCGCCCACAGTTGCACCGTGGCGGCCGAGGCGGCGGCGAGCGCCAACCAGTCGGCGGCGGACAGCACGGCCATACTCATGCAGTCCGTAAACGCCATGAATTCCATATCGGGCAAGGTGCACGAAGCGGCCCGGACGGTGACGGCGCTGGGGAGCCGCTCGGACCAGATCGGCGCCATCGTCGGGACCATCGAGGATATCGCCGACCAGACCAACCTGCTGGCATTGAACGCGGCCATCGAGGCGGCCCGCGCCGGGGAGCAGGGGCGCGGCTTCGCGGTCGTGGCCGACGAGGTGAGGGCGCTTGCCGAGCGCACGACGCGAGCCACCAAAGAAATCGCCGAGATGATCAAGAACATCCAGCTGGAAACCAAACAGGCCGTGTCGATCATGGAGGAAGGGGCCTCGGAGGTGGAAAAGGGGATTGCCGAATCGGCCCGTTCCCGGGAAGCGCTGGATACGATCCTGGACCGGATCTCCTCGCTCACCATGCAGGTGAGCCAGATAGCGACCGCCGCGGAGGAACAAAGCGCCACCACGGGCGAGATCGTCGGCAATATCGGCGCCATCACCTGTTCCGTGGAAAACTTCGACCGCACGACGCAGCATATGAACAGCAAGGTCGAACAACTGCAAAGCGCTTCGGAAGGGCTCAAGAAGACGGCGGCCACATTCAAGGTCAACGAAAGCCCGCTCTTGATCCTGGATACGGCAAAATCCGACCATGTCGCGTTTGTCAACCGCATCGTGAAGTGCATCGACAACCGGGAGAAGATCCAGGCGTCATCGCTGCCCGACCATAAAAACTGCCGCTTCGGCAAGTGGTATTTCAGCACCGGGCAGAAACTGTGCGGCTCCTCCAGGAGTTTCAGGATCATGGACGAGCCGCACGAGCGGATTCACCGTATCGCCAGGGAGGCGGTGGAGTTGCACAACAGGGGCATGAGCGAAGAGGCCGAGCGTTTGCTGGAACAGGTCGAGGACATTTCCGTCGAAATAGTCGAACACCTGGAGAATGTCAAAAACGAGTCCAAGGTCGCTTATGCCTGA
- a CDS encoding Hsp20/alpha crystallin family protein, whose amino-acid sequence MAANSLTERNDEQNVQAREETRSNERYIRPAVNIIEDAEGLVLTADIPGAAKESLDINVEKGILTISAPARHNVPGASAYREFELANYYRQFTIPESLDQEKAHADYANGILTLRIPKAEAAKPKRISVQVG is encoded by the coding sequence ATGGCAGCCAACAGCCTTACGGAAAGAAACGACGAACAGAACGTGCAGGCCCGCGAAGAGACGCGGTCCAATGAGCGCTATATCCGCCCGGCGGTGAACATCATCGAGGACGCGGAAGGCCTGGTCCTGACCGCGGATATTCCGGGCGCGGCGAAAGAGTCGCTGGATATCAACGTGGAAAAGGGCATCCTGACCATCAGCGCCCCGGCACGGCACAATGTGCCCGGCGCCTCGGCCTACCGGGAGTTCGAGCTGGCCAATTACTACCGCCAGTTTACCATTCCCGAGAGCCTGGACCAGGAAAAGGCCCATGCCGACTATGCGAACGGCATCCTGACCCTGCGGATACCCAAGGCCGAAGCGGCCAAACCGAAGCGGATCTCCGTCCAGGTCGGTTGA